The following coding sequences lie in one beta proteobacterium CB genomic window:
- a CDS encoding Exodeoxyribonuclease III Xth, with product MLRIISANLNGIRSAIKKGFMPWVVKQKADFVCMQELKAQQDDLEDAILNPDGLHGFFHHAEKKGYSGCGIYTPHKPDEVLYGYGNEEFDAEGRYVEVRFNKLSVISVYMPSGSSSPERQEAKYRYLDSFLPHLVELKQSGREIVLCGDVNIAHNEIDLKNWKGNLKNSGFLPEERAWLTNLFGKVGYVDVYRKLEPEATDTCYTWWSNRGQAYAKNVGWRIDYHITTPGIAASAKNTAVYKDERFSDHAPLTVDYDWSI from the coding sequence ATGTTACGCATCATTTCTGCCAACCTCAACGGTATCCGTTCAGCAATCAAAAAAGGCTTTATGCCTTGGGTTGTAAAACAAAAGGCAGACTTTGTCTGCATGCAGGAGCTCAAGGCTCAACAGGACGATTTGGAAGATGCCATTCTTAACCCAGATGGCTTACACGGCTTCTTTCACCATGCCGAGAAAAAGGGCTATAGCGGATGTGGCATCTACACCCCGCATAAGCCTGATGAGGTGCTCTATGGCTATGGCAACGAGGAGTTCGATGCTGAGGGCCGTTATGTCGAGGTTAGATTTAACAAGCTATCCGTGATCTCGGTATACATGCCCTCAGGCTCCAGCTCGCCAGAAAGGCAAGAAGCAAAATATCGCTATCTGGATTCTTTCTTGCCACACTTAGTTGAACTTAAACAGTCAGGACGTGAGATTGTGTTGTGTGGGGATGTGAATATTGCCCACAATGAGATTGACCTCAAGAACTGGAAAGGCAACCTGAAGAATTCAGGATTCTTACCAGAAGAGCGTGCTTGGCTGACAAACCTATTTGGCAAAGTCGGTTACGTAGATGTTTATAGAAAACTAGAGCCTGAAGCGACCGATACCTGCTACACCTGGTGGAGCAACCGTGGTCAAGCTTATGCAAAGAACGTAGGTTGGCGCATCGACTACCACATCACTACCCCAGGAATTGCGGCAAGCGCTAAAAATACCGCTGTCTATAAAGATGAGCGCTTCTCAGATCACGCACCACTCACAGTAGATTACGACTGGTCTATTTAG
- the pyrE gene encoding Orotate phosphoribosyltransferase, with amino-acid sequence MSSKNSNQDNFIQFALEANVLSFGEFKTKAGRLSPYFFNAGGFNDGARLSALGRYYAKALQESGLEYDMLYGPAYKGITLAAATAIALADAGRNVPYAYNRKEAKDHGEGGSLVGAPVKGRVVIIDDVISAGTSVRESVKLIRDAGAEPAAVLIALDRMEKSGTATEIGDKSAVQAVEQEFGLPVVAIANLADLMAFLTASSNTELTNYLPAVKAYREKYGI; translated from the coding sequence ATGAGCTCAAAAAATTCTAATCAAGATAACTTTATTCAATTTGCCCTAGAGGCAAATGTTTTGTCGTTTGGGGAGTTTAAAACTAAAGCAGGGCGCCTTTCTCCTTATTTCTTTAATGCGGGTGGATTCAATGATGGCGCCCGTTTAAGTGCGCTGGGCCGTTATTACGCTAAAGCCTTGCAAGAATCTGGGCTTGAATATGACATGCTCTATGGACCTGCTTATAAAGGGATCACCTTAGCTGCTGCAACAGCAATCGCATTGGCTGATGCTGGACGTAATGTACCGTATGCCTATAACCGTAAAGAAGCCAAGGACCATGGTGAAGGCGGTTCATTGGTAGGTGCCCCAGTAAAAGGCAGGGTGGTCATTATTGATGATGTGATTTCTGCGGGTACTTCTGTTCGAGAGTCCGTGAAACTCATTCGAGATGCAGGCGCTGAGCCGGCAGCAGTATTAATTGCCCTGGATCGTATGGAGAAATCCGGGACTGCTACCGAGATTGGTGACAAGTCGGCAGTACAAGCTGTTGAGCAAGAGTTTGGTTTGCCAGTAGTGGCAATCGCAAATTTGGCAGACTTAATGGCTTTCCTGACCGCCTCAAGCAATACCGAGCTAACAAACTATCTGCCAGCAGTGAAGGCCTATCGGGAGAAGTACGGCATTTAA